The following proteins come from a genomic window of Vidua chalybeata isolate OUT-0048 chromosome 2, bVidCha1 merged haplotype, whole genome shotgun sequence:
- the ZIC2 gene encoding zinc finger protein ZIC 2: protein MLLDAGPQFPALGVGTFARHHHSAAAEMQDRELSLAAQNSFVDSAAAHMGAFKLNAGAHDLSPGQSSAFTSQAPGYPAAALGPHAAHVGSYSGAPFNSTRDFLFRSRGFGDSSPAGGQHGIFGPAAGSLHHPHTDAQSHLLFPGIHDQHGPHASQNVLNGQMRLGLPGEVFARSDQYRQVSSPRTDPYSAAQLHNQYGPMNMNMGMNMAAHHHHHPGAFFRYMRQQCIKQELICKWIDPEQLNNPKKSCNKTFSTMHELVTHVSVEHVGGPEQSNHVCYWEECPREGKPFKAKYKLVNHIRVHTGEKPFPCPFPGCGKVFARSENLKIHKRTHTGEKPFQCEFEGCDRRFANSSDRKKHMHVHTSDKPYLCKMCDKSYTHPSSLRKHMKVHESSPQGSESSPAASSGYESSTPPGLVSPSAESQSTNNLSPAAAAAAAAAAAAVSAVHRGGGGGGSGGGGGGHSGLSSNFNEWYV from the exons ATGCTGCTGGACGCCGGCCCGCAGTTCCCGGCCCTCGGAGTGGGCACCTTCGCCCGGCACCACCACTCGGCCGCGGCGGAGATGCAGGACCGGGAGCTGAGCCTGGCGGCGCAGAACAGCTTCGTGGACTCGGCGGCGGCGCACATGGGCGCCTTCAAGCTCAACGCCGGCGCCCACGACCTCTCCCCCGGGCAGAGCTCGGCGTTCACCTCGCAGGCGCCCGGTTACCCTGCCGCCGCCCTGGGCCCCCACGCCGCTCATGTCGGTTCCTACTCCGGGGCGCCCTTCAACTCTACCCGGGACTTCTTGTTTCGCAGCCGGGGCTTCGGGGACTCTTCGCCGGCCGGCGGACAGCACGGTATCTTCGGCCCTGCGGCCGGCAGCCTGCACCACCCGCACACGGACGCTCAGAGCCACCTCCTCTTCCCGGGCATCCACGACCAGCACGGCCCCCACGCCTCTCAAAATGTTCTCAACGGGCAGATGCGACTGGGCTTGCCGGGGGAGGTATTTGCCCGGTCGGATCAGTACCGCCAGGTTTCCAGCCCCAGGACTGACCCCTACTCGGCGGCTCAGCTGCACAACCAGTACGGCCCCATGAATATGAATATGGGCATGAACATGGCagcccaccaccaccaccacccagGTGCCTTTTTCCGCTACATGCGGCAGCAGTGCATCAAGCAAGAGCTCATCTGCAAGTGGATCGATCCCGAACAgctgaacaaccccaaaaaaagtTGCAATAAAACTTTCAGCACCATGCACGAGTTGGTCACCCATGTCTCGGTGGAGCACGTTGGGGGACCCGAGCAGAGCAACCATGTCTGCTACTGGGAGGAGTGTCCCCGCGAAGGCAAACCTTTCAAAGCGAAATACAAACTGGTCAATCACATCCGAGTGCACACGGGAGAAAAACCCttcccctgccccttccctggctgcGGAAAAGTTTTCGCCAGATCAGAAAATCTCAAAATTCACAAAAGGACGCACACAG GGGAGAAGCCCTTCCAGTGCGAGTTCGAAGGCTGCGACCGGCGCTTCGCCAACAGCAGCGACCGCAAGAAGCACATGCACGTCCACACCTCGGATAAGCCCTACCTGTGCAAGATGTGCGACAAGTCCTACAcccaccccagctccctgcGGAAACACATGAAG GTGCACGAGTCGTCCCCGCAAGGCTCCGAATCCTCCCCGGCCGCCAGCTCCGGCTACGAGTCCTCCACCCCCCCGGGGCTGGTGTCCCCTAGCGCCGAGTCGCAGAGCACCAACAACCTCTCccctgcggcggcggcggcggcggcggcagcggcggcggccgtGTCCGCCGTGCaccggggcggcggcggcggcggcagtggcggcggcggcggcggccacAGCGGCCTTTCCTCCAACTTCAACGAGTGGTACGTGTAG